One part of the Halobacteriovorax vibrionivorans genome encodes these proteins:
- a CDS encoding PleD family two-component system response regulator: MLKKILQAIGNTPDSSDFERSSTNLPENKKNKQHILIKEQKPSILIVSNNKKISNRLRLLLGDNFRIIERENLSMIFQLFASVKREHIDVVIYYDSDPQKDLSLISMMKKYPRFTNVPVIVLAEEINEKRKVHFLENDISDFIDMQSFPLIQQMVKSKIKIQSRINSIINYSIDHKSGLDVISLAHMQVRTLADVAGCARTLKQITNATLNQERAFFELILNSLEHGQLKINKKERLRTKESGEYESYLEILTNRNKEPIIITFEKCDQYYLINIIDGGDGFNYEKYLQTNSSESANESEKGIYIANNTKGINLSYNDVGNITQLKVNHKERYKLWH; the protein is encoded by the coding sequence ATGTTAAAAAAAATCTTACAGGCCATTGGGAATACTCCAGACTCATCAGACTTCGAAAGAAGTAGCACCAACTTACCTGAAAACAAAAAAAACAAACAACATATCCTAATAAAGGAGCAAAAGCCTAGTATTCTTATCGTTTCAAATAATAAAAAAATTTCAAATAGGCTCAGGCTTCTACTTGGAGATAATTTTAGAATAATTGAAAGAGAGAACTTATCAATGATCTTTCAATTATTTGCAAGTGTAAAAAGAGAACATATTGATGTTGTTATTTACTATGATAGTGATCCCCAAAAAGATCTCTCACTAATTTCAATGATGAAGAAATACCCTCGCTTTACCAACGTTCCAGTTATTGTGTTAGCAGAAGAGATTAACGAAAAAAGAAAAGTACATTTTCTTGAAAATGACATAAGTGACTTCATTGACATGCAGAGCTTCCCTCTTATACAACAAATGGTTAAGTCTAAAATCAAAATACAGTCTCGGATTAATTCAATTATAAACTACTCTATTGATCATAAAAGTGGACTTGATGTTATCTCATTAGCACATATGCAAGTAAGAACGTTGGCCGATGTAGCAGGCTGTGCAAGAACCTTAAAACAGATAACCAATGCTACACTAAATCAAGAAAGGGCCTTCTTTGAATTGATTCTAAACTCTCTCGAACATGGCCAACTCAAAATTAATAAAAAAGAAAGACTTAGAACCAAAGAAAGCGGTGAGTATGAAAGTTATCTAGAGATATTAACAAATCGAAATAAAGAACCCATCATTATTACTTTTGAAAAGTGTGATCAATATTATTTAATCAACATCATCGATGGCGGTGATGGTTTTAATTATGAGAAGTATTTACAAACCAACTCAAGTGAATCTGCTAATGAGTCAGAAAAAGGCATTTATATCGCAAATAACACTAAAGGAATTAATCTAAGTTATAATGACGTAGGAAATATAACTCAGTTGAAAGTAAATCATAAGGAAAGATATAAACTTTGGCACTAA
- a CDS encoding HlyD family efflux transporter periplasmic adaptor subunit, with protein sequence MIKRKFTSIVDDIEYSRQVDYIGQDILLAEARVPLLTKSIILTLLLGFSGLILWASTTTVKEIVKSEGEIRPSTKVHSIKHMHGGTIVNIYVNEGQIVAEGDILFTLEDKGLRSRENSIRNEIESLKIQFKNLQLGNSSTKTSKVSLINKKLISLKDELSKITNKIETLNIRSESAGIARAIKAQNIGDTIVANEKIMEIVPIESTTNAIIRISPNDIGFVQVNMPVDIKVNSYNYRIYGSVEGIITSISPYTYYSDENESYYRGVVRLSKNYMGNDDIQNLILPGMKIHADILTARKSILKYLIGPLEEVTRKPFFYTLTEQ encoded by the coding sequence ATGATCAAAAGAAAATTTACATCAATAGTTGATGATATCGAATACTCTAGACAAGTCGATTATATAGGACAGGATATTTTACTGGCAGAAGCTAGAGTTCCCTTACTAACGAAATCTATTATATTAACTCTCCTACTAGGCTTTAGCGGATTAATACTTTGGGCATCGACAACAACAGTAAAAGAAATCGTTAAAAGTGAAGGTGAAATAAGGCCTTCTACAAAGGTTCACTCTATCAAACATATGCATGGAGGAACAATTGTGAATATATATGTTAACGAGGGTCAAATTGTTGCAGAAGGAGATATTTTATTCACTCTAGAAGATAAGGGTTTAAGAAGTCGAGAAAACTCTATTCGAAATGAGATCGAATCGTTAAAGATTCAATTCAAGAACCTACAACTTGGAAATAGTTCCACAAAAACATCAAAAGTCTCTCTTATTAACAAAAAACTCATATCCTTAAAGGATGAGTTAAGTAAAATTACAAATAAAATCGAAACATTAAATATTAGGTCCGAAAGTGCAGGTATCGCTAGAGCTATAAAAGCACAGAACATTGGAGATACAATTGTAGCAAATGAAAAGATTATGGAAATAGTTCCCATTGAGAGTACGACAAATGCAATTATTAGAATCAGCCCAAATGATATTGGCTTTGTTCAAGTCAACATGCCTGTTGATATTAAAGTGAACTCATATAACTACAGAATATATGGCTCAGTTGAAGGAATCATCACATCAATTTCACCTTACACATATTACTCAGACGAGAATGAGAGTTACTATCGTGGGGTTGTTAGGCTATCAAAAAACTACATGGGAAATGATGATATTCAAAATTTAATTTTACCAGGTATGAAAATACATGCGGATATTCTCACCGCTAGAAAAAGCATCTTAAAATATCTAATTGGACCACTGGAAGAAGTAACTCGAAAACCATTTTTCTACACATTAACGGAGCAATAA